In Drosophila pseudoobscura strain MV-25-SWS-2005 chromosome 4, UCI_Dpse_MV25, whole genome shotgun sequence, the following proteins share a genomic window:
- the NimB2 gene encoding multiple epidermal growth factor-like domains protein 10 produces MRSSYKILVPTLLLAICSLGQTQFKTAGFKTRQPPSGNLQLSGNASEYNQTGYGWNSYNQSTYGWNANAQNQTSHGWSDFVPAETYQPATSPPLFGHYVQPVGPPVTRAPQVLDETALFINKTRSAMASGVCYKEVPTASLLRNSRERFVGNGTTPDMSSVQVCCEGYERNPHIYRKCDPICADDCPNGICTAPNTCVCIPGHVRTSEGKCISTCPLGCGNGVCDERNECQCREGYSLDPLSRKYCQPECKQGCAQGRCVAPNKCECLQGYRQAPDGRCEPVCDNCDNGQCTAPGHCTCKAGYLKLQGRCEPICEQPCKNGRCIGPDICECAHGFEWDRKSAECLPKCDVPCLNGVCAGNNQCECNPGYVRDEHQRYICQPHCPQGCPNGYCSAPNFCICRPGFIKSGIKGRQSCTAV; encoded by the exons ATGAGGTCATCGTATAAGATACTCGTCCCGACTCTTCTGCTGGCCATCTGCTCTCTTGGCCAGACACAGTTCAAGACGGCGGGCTTTAAAACGCGTCAGCCGCCTTCGGGGAATCTTCAGCTCTCGGGCAATGCCAGTGAGTACAACCAGACGGGCTACGGGTGGAACAGCTACAACCAGAGCACCTACGGCTGGAATGCCAATGCGCAGAACCAGACAAGCCATGGATGGAGCGATTTCGTCCCCGCCGAGACCTATCAGCCCGCAACCTCGCCTCCCCTGTTCGGACACTACGTGCAGCCGGTTGGACCCCCAGTGACACGGGCCCCACAGGTTCTGGACGAGACGGCGCTGTTCATCAACAAGACCCGATCGGCCATGGCCAGCGGTGTGTGCTATAAGGAAGTTCC AACCGCTTCTCTTCTGCGCAATTCACGGGAGAGGTTCGTTGGCAATGGGACCACCCCGGACATGAGCAGTGTTCAGGTGTGCTGTGAGGGATACGAGCGCAACCCGCACATCTATCGAAAATGCGACCCAATCTGTGCGGACGATTGTCCAAACGGAATCTGCACGGCACCCAACACGTGTGTCTGCATTCCCGGCCACGTTCGAACGAGCGAGGGCAAGTGCATCTCCACTTGTCCACTGGGCTGCGGCAACGGAGTTTGCGACGAGCGCAACGAATGTCAGTGTCGGGAAGGATACTCCCTGGATCCCCTGAGCCGCAAGTACTGCCAGCCGGAGTGCAAGCAGGGCTGTGCCCAAGGACGCTGTGTGGCTCCCAACAAGTGCGAGTGTCTGCAAGGCTATCGCCAGGCTCCCGATGGGCGCTGTGAGCCCGTCTGCGACAACTGCGACAACGGGCAGTGCACGGCCCCTGGCCATTGCACCTGCAAGGCGGGCTACCTCAAGCTGCAGGGACGCTGCGAGCCCATCTGCGAGCA ACCCTGCAAGAATGGACGCTGCATTGGCCCGGACATCTGCGAGTGCGCGCATGGCTTCGAGTGGGATCGTAAGTCAGCCGAGTGTCTGCCGAAGTGCGATGTACCCTGCCTCAACGGAGTCTGCGCGGGCAACAACCAGTGCGAGTGCAACCCGGGCTACGTGCGGGACGAGCACCAGCGGTATATCTGCCAGCCCCATTGCCCCCAGGGCTGTCCCAATGGCTACTGCAGTGCCCCCAACTTCTGCATTTGCCGGCCAGGATTCATCAAGAGCGGCATAAAGGGCCGTCAGAGCTGTACGGCTGTCTAG
- the NimB3 gene encoding uncharacterized protein NimB3: MHLKSPLIGLLIVCLAIERPSPTAAQFWLKLPEQNWEREMLATRDSGVCYKEEMVETINPNARLRQISYCCEGYVNHGSPQNLKCQPICTEDCAHGLCLSPGYCECAPGYYREERRCKQM, translated from the exons ATGCACTTGAAATCCCCACTGATTGGCCTTCTTATCGTCTGCCTAGCGATTGAGCGACCCTCGCCCACTGCCGCTCAGTTCTGGCTAAAGCTGCCCGAACAGAACTGGGAGCGTGAGATGCTGGCCACACGAGACTCCGGCGTCTGCTACAAGGAAGAGAT GGTGGAAACCATCAACCCGAATGCGAGACTCCGTCAGATCTCCTACTGCTGCGAGGGCTACGTGAACCATGGCAGCCCACAGAACCTGAAATGCCAGCCCATCTGTACCGAGGATTGTGCGCACGGCCTGTGCCTCTCGCCAGGCTACTGTGAGTGTGCTCCGGGCTACTATCGGGAGGAGCGGCGGTGCAAGCAGATGTAA